A single window of Salvia splendens isolate huo1 chromosome 8, SspV2, whole genome shotgun sequence DNA harbors:
- the LOC121744445 gene encoding P-loop NTPase domain-containing protein LPA1 homolog 1-like, producing MAAAEGVAKLLYIVVLEDEAGTAEGEKSGPPSFRYTRSVLQSTLQLMGCKARHAFKISQRVLEMLRSETFVDKLAPECIEVSLARGVKVHPHGDSEFCVHACSDKGDDHKMIPEEDKSKSNNKPFELYKRRTTIVVRRKVFLDVVCEALTEYKYMGPNQRADLVLACRIRERKESVTVLLCGTSGCGKSTLSALLGSRLGITTVLSTDSIRHMMRSFVDEEQNPLLWASTYHAGEYLDPVAVAEAKAKKKAKKTAGISAASLAKDEVPSNSSTGKSDGSTTTCDLISPKRMAIEGFKAQSEMVIDSLDRLITAWEERKESVVVEGVHLSLNFVMGLMKKHPSVIPFMIYIANEEKHLERFAVRAKYMTLDPARNKYVKYIRNIRTIQEYLCNRADKHLVPKINNTNVDKSVASIHATVFSCLRRREAGEHLYDPITNKVVVIDEEYRNQCTANSLSSKGMFQLIQRQGSTRQLMALLNDDGSVAKAWPVDIPVNNGMKIASYPAWNGIGTPMYGPLQIGKSEPVNLQFGHFGISAWPGDTGGTSHASSVDESKGELTDTGSRYLSSCCSSPRNSDGPAKELMEELSVHGSDEEVDEPPEVDSDEDLSDGEKQLHEELEGSVDEGSTKSDEEYDDLAMQENGYMSDDDEELNNKMKSNDSSKEETRETQKMDVFERAKSEPLPDKLMRALPPFRERKSGSVRLRKRGQSINR from the exons atggcggcggcggagggagtAGCCAAGCTTCTGTACATAGTGGTACTGGAGGATGAAGCGGGAACGGCGGAGGGAGAGAAGAGTGGTCCGCCGTCATTCCGCTACACGCGTTCGGTTCTCCAAAGCACTTTGCAGCTGATGGGTTGTAAGGCTCGTCATGCCTTTAAG ATTAGCCAAAGGGTACTTGAAATGCTCAGAAGTGAGACATTTGTGGACAAATTGGCTCCAGAATGTATAGAAGTGTCACTAGCACGGGGTGTCAAAGTACATCCTCATGGCGATTCTGAATTTTGTGTTCATGCATGCTCGGACAAAGGAGATgatcataaaatgatacctgAGGAAGATAAAAGCAAAAGCAACAACAAGCCATTTGAGTTATACAAAAGACGCACAACAATTGTTGTCAGAAGGAAAGTATTTCTGGATGTTGTTTGTGAAGCTCTAACAGAATACAAGTATATGGGGCCAAACCAGAGGGCTGATCTAGTTTTAGCTTGCAG AATCAGAGAGAGAAAGGAATCTGTGACTGTATTACTCTGTGGCACAAGCGGCTGTGGAAAATCTACATTATCTGCCTTGCTG GGAAGCAGGCTGGGTATCACAACTGTTTTATCTACGGACTCAATTCGGCATATGATGAGAAGTTTTGTTGATGAAGAACAAAACCCTTTGCTCTGGGCTTCAACTTACCATGCTGGCGAGTATTTAGATCCGGTTGCAGTTGCAGAGGCTAAGGCCAAAAAGAAAGCAAAAAAGACAGCTGGTATTTCTGCTGCCTCACTAGCAAAGGATGAAGTTCCCAGTAATTCTTCAACTGGAAAATCAGATGGAAGTACAACCACTTGTGATTTGATAAGTCCAAAGCGGATGGCAATCGAAGGGTTCAAAGCACAAAGTGAGATGGTTATTGATAGCCTTGACCGGTTGATAACTGCTTGGGAAGAAAGAAAAGAATCTGTTGTGGTTGAAGGGGTTCACCTGAGTCTCAATTTTGTG ATGGGGCTCATGAAGAAACATCCATCTGTTATACCGTTCATGATTTACATTGCAAATGAAGAGAAGCACTTGGAAAGGTTTGCTGTCCGTGCTAAATACATGACATTAGACCCTGCTAGGAACAAGTATGTTAAATATATCCGGAACATAAGAACAATCCAGGAATACCTCTGCAACCGAGCAGATAAGCACTTGGTCCCAAAGATTAACAACACTAATGTTGATAAAAGCGTGGCATCCATTCACGCAACGGTGTTCAGTTGCTTGAGAAGGCGTGAGGCAGGTGAGCATCTTTATGATCCGATCACAAACAAAGTTGTCGTTATCGATGAGGAGTACAGAAATCAGTGTACTGCCAATTCATTGAGCTCCAAGGGAATGTTTCAGTTGATCCAGAGGCAAGGTTCCACAAGACAGTTGATGGCACTTCTGAATGATGATGGCTCTGTGGCCAAGGCATGGCCAGTTGACATCCCAGTTAATAATGGCATGAAGATTGCAAGCTATCCTGCATGGAATGGAATCGGAACCCCTATGTATGGACCCTTGCAGATTGGTAAATCAGAGCCTGTCAACCTGCAGTTTGGTCACTTTGGTATTAGTGCTTGGCCTGGTGATACTGGGGGCACAAGCCATGCCAGCAGTGTGGATGAGTCCAAGGGTGAGCTCACCGACACTGGTAGCAGATACTTGTCGTCTTGCTGCAGCTCACCTAGAAATTCTGATGGCCCTGCCAAAGAG CTCATGGAAGAACTCTCCGTGCATGGTAGTGATGAAGAGGTCGATGAGCCACCTGAAGTTGACAGTGATGAGGATCTTAGTGATGGAGAGAAGCAACTCCACGAAGAG TTGGAAGGCTCTGTGGACGAAGGATCCACCAAGTCGGATGAGGAGTATGACGACCTTGCGATGCAAGAAAATGGCTATATGtcagatgatgatgaagagCTGAACAATAAAATGAAGTCCAATGATAGTTCGAAAGAGGAAACGCGTGAAACACAAAAAATGGATGTTTTTGAGAGAGCCAAAAGTGAGCCTTTGCCGGATAAATTGATGCGTGCTTTGCCAccttttagagagagaaaatcagGTAGCGTGAGATTAAGAAAGCGTGGTCAGAGCATAAATCGTTAA
- the LOC121744810 gene encoding ruBisCO large subunit-binding protein subunit alpha, with product MASANAISTASILPSSSKQDGLKNRKVNQLLQQGQKQSRNRFVVRANAKEIAFDQKSRSAMQSGIDKLASAVGLTLGPRGRNVVLDEFGSPKVVNDGVTIARAIELPDAMENAGAALIREVASKTNDSAGDGTTTASVLAREIVKLGLLSVTSGANAVAVKKGIDKTVQGLVDELEKKARPVKGRDDIKAIASISAGNDETIGTMIADAIDKVGPDGVLSIESSSSFETTVDVEEGMEIDRGYISPQFVTNPEKLSVEFENARVLVTDQKISAIKDIIPLLEKTTQLRAPLLIIAEDVTGEALATLVVNKLRGIVNVAAIKAPGFGERRKALLQDIAILTGAEYQATDLGLRVEDTDIDQLGVARKITITKDSTTLIADAASKDELQSRIAQLKRELSETDSVYDSEKLAERIAKLSGGVAVIKVGAATETELEDRKLRIEDAKNATFAAIEEGIVPGGGAALVHLSTYVPAIKDKLEDADERLGADIIQKALVAPAALIAQNAGVEGEVVVEKVRANEWEFGYNALTDSYENLVESGVIDPAKVTRCALQNAASVAGMVLTTQAIVVEKAKPKAPVAAGQPPAGSYSV from the exons ATGGCGTCGGCAAATGCAATCTCTACAGCCTCCATCCTCCCTTCCTCCTCTAAGCAG GATGGATTGAAGAATAGGAAGGTGAACCAGTTATTGCAGCAGGGGCAGAAGCAGTCCAGGAATCGGTTTGTTGTGAGGGCCAATGCAAAGGAGATCGCTTTTGATCAGAAATCGCGGTCTGCAATGCAGTCCGGGATCGATAAGCTCGCCAGCGCTGTCGGCCTTACTCTTGGTCCCAGGG GAAGGAATGTTGTCTTGGATGAGTTTGGGTCCCCAAAGGTGGTCAATGATGGGGTCACAATCGCACGCGCCATTGAGTTGCCTGATGCTATGGAAAATGCTGGCGCTGCTTTGATTAGGGAG GTTGCTAGCAAGACGAATGATTCTGCCGGTGATGGGACTACTACTGCATCTGTTCTTGCACGTGAAATTGTCAAACTTGGCCTCCTCAGTGTTACATCTGGTGCTAATGCAGTTGCTGTAAAGAAAGGCATTGATAAAACCGTGCAGGGTTTGGTTGATGAGCTCGAAAAGAAGGCTAGGCCTGTCAAGGGCCGGGATGATATTAAAG CCATTGCCTCCATCTCTGCTGGGAATGATGAGACAATTGGGACAATGATTGCTGATGCAATTGACAAGGTTGGGCCGGATGGTGTTCTGTCCATCGAGTCATCCTCCTCATTTGAGACCACTGTTGATGTAGAAGAAGGAATGGAG ATTGACAGAGGATATATCTCTCCGCAATTTGTCACAAACCCTGAGAAGCTGAGTGTTGAGTTTGAGAATGCTAGGGTATTAGTTACAGACCAGAAGATCTCAGCAATCAAGGACATCATTCCTTTGTTAGAGAAAACTACCCAGTTAAGGGCACCTTTACTCATTATTGCTGAAGATGTCACTGGAGAAGCTTTGGCAACTCTCGTTGTAAACAAGCTCCGAGGTATTGTGAATGTGGCTGCCATCAAAGCCCCCGGATTCGGAGAACGGAGGAAAGCGCTTCTCCAGGATATTGCTATTTTGACTG GAGCCGAGTATCAAGCTACTGATTTGGGATTGCGCGTGGAAGACACTGATATCGACCAGCTTGGTGTAGCTAGAAAGATAACCATCACCAAGGACTCCACAACTCTAATCGCAGATGCTGCATCCAAGGATGAGCTGCAATCTAGAATTGCTCAGCTTAAAAGGGAGTTGTCTGAGACTGATTCTGTTTATGACTCTGAGAAACTTGCTGAGAGAATTGCCAAGCTGTCTGGTGGTGTTGCTGTTATCAAAGTTGGTGCTGCAACAGAGACTGAGCTTGAAGACCGCAAGCTCCGCATCGAAGATGCCAAAAATGCAACATTTGCTGCCATTGAGGAAGGCATCGTGCCCGGTGGCGGAGCTGCACTGGTTCATCTCTCGACTTACGTCCCTGCGATCAAGGACAAGCTTGAAGATGCCGATGAGCGGCTTGGTGCTGATATCATACAAAAG GCTTTAGTAGCGCCAGCAGCTTTGATTGCCCAAAACGCTGGGGTGGAAGGCGAGGTAGTCGTGGAAAAAGTGAGGGCCAATGAATGGGAGTTTGGTTACAACGCGCTGACTGATTCGTACGAGAACTTGGTAGAATCGGGAGTGATCGACCCAGCTAAGGTGACGAGATGTGCGCTGCAAAATGCAGCTTCAGTTGCTGGAATGGTGCTCACCACACAAGCCATTGTCGTCGAGAAAGCGAAGCCTAAAGCGCCAGTCGCTGCCGGGCAGCCACCGGCAGGCAGCTACTCAGTCTAA